Below is a genomic region from Raphanus sativus cultivar WK10039 chromosome 4, ASM80110v3, whole genome shotgun sequence.
TTTCTCAAAACACATTCTATTAGGACTCTTCAAGCCAGTTCTCTGATTActtgttggtttggttttcaTAGGACTTTAGCAATCCCTTCGATCTATTCGAGTCATTATTCGAAGGCATGGGTGGGAtgggaggtggtggtggtgggatgGGCAGAGGCTCAAGAACCAGAGCAGTGGATGGTcaagacgagtactacaccctGATCCTGAACTTCAAAGAAGCAGTGTTCGGGATGGAGAAGGAGATTGAGATAACCCGGCTCGAGAGCTGCGGGACCTGCGAAGGCTCAGGCGCAAAACCAGGAACCAAACCGACCAAATGCACGACCTGCGGCGGTCAAGGCCAAGTGGTTTCGTCAGCAAGAACTCCTCTCGGTGTGTTCCAACAAGTCATGACTTGCTCGTCCTGCAACGGCACAGGAGAGATCTCCACGCCGTGCGGTACTTGCTCTGGGGACGGACGCGTGAGGAAGACGAAACGGATAAGTCTCAAAGTACCAGCCGGGTTGATTCCGGTAGCCGGTTGAGAGTGAGAGGAGAAGGCAATGCAGGGAAGAAAGGCGGGTCAGCAGGCGATCTTTTCGTTGTCATAGAGGTCATACCGGACCCGGTACTGAAACGGGAGGATATCAATATTCTCTACAGTTGCAAGATATCGTATATAGACGCTATCTTGGGGACGACACTGAAGGTTCCCACGGTGGATGGGACGGTGGATTTGAAAGTACCGGCGGGGACGCAACCAGGGACGACGCTGGTGATGGGGAAAAAGGGAGTTCCGGTGTTGAACAAGAGCAACATGAGAGGGGATCAGCTGGTGAGAGTGCAAGTGGAGATACCAAAGAGGTTGAGcaaagaggagaagaagcttGTTGAGGAGCTTGCTGATATGAGCAAGAACAAGACTGCTAATAGCAGCAGCAGtagatgaatgaatgaatgattagaaaagaagaaagttttGACATTTGGAAATGTGAATCTGATATATGAATATGAATTTACACATTATTGTTCTTTCTTGCTCTGTAAAAGCTTTTATGATAATTGGAATGACTCTTGCAAAGAGGAAGTAAAGGGATGATGAAAAATGATCATTGCTGTTGTGGTGAAGGTGGAAATTGAACATCTTTtagagtttttcttttttaatcagAGATTTACTGTTTGGgagtatttgaaatttttgtaCTGATTGGCTGATAAATGCATATAATCTTTCTAGACATCAGGAGtgtgaaaaacaaaaataattgggGTGAGAGAGGCTCGAACTCTCGACCTCCGGATAACTCTGTAGCTATGAGACCGACGCGCTAACCAACTGCGCCACCACCCCTTGTTGTTTACTTCTATCATTGAAGATCTTTtagagtttttcttttttaatcagAGCTTTACTGTTTGGgagtatttgaaatttttgtaCTGATTGGCTGATAAATGCATATAATCTTTCTAGACATCAGGAGTGTGAAAAACGAATAATTGGGGTGAGAGAGGCTCGAACTCTCGACCTCCGGATCACTCTGTAGCTATGAGACCGACGCGCTAACCAACTGCGCCACCACCCCTTGTTGTTTCTAGACATCACTCTGTAGCTCTGTAGCATATAATCTTTCTAGACATCAGGAGTGTGAAAAACGAATAATTGGGGTGAGAGAGGCTCGAACTCTCGACCTCCGGATGACTCTGTAGCTATGAGACCGACGCGCTAACCAACTGCGCCACCACCCCTTGTTGTTTACTTCTATCATTGAAGATCTTTtagagtttttctttttaatcagaACTTTACTGTTTGGgagtatttgaaatttttgtaCTGATTGGCTGATAAATGCATATAATCTTTCTAGACATCAGGAGTGTGAAAAACGAATAATTGGGGTGAGAGAGGCTCGAACTCTCGACCTCCGGATCACTCTGTAGCTATGAGACCGACGCGCTAACCAACTGCGCCACCACCCCTTGTTGTTTACTTCTATCATAACAATATTATATTCTAATAAATGTCTGTAGAGATTTAAGGTAGGCCTGAGCGTTCGGGTCTTCAGGCGGGTTCGAGTCGGTTTTTTTCGGGTCTTAAATATTTTGACCTAACATGCACTTCTAAATTTTTGGTCAGGGTCCGGGTCGGTTCTTCTCGGGTTCGGGTCAATAGAGgtctataattaaaaaacttaaaatatccATAATTTCCGGGTCCATATCGGATCCTGGTCAGATTCATCTAAGACATACAAAAATACATAACTTTTAtcaaatttagtcaaaatataTCGTGTATAtctaaaatcttataaaataacttaaaataaaattactaaaaattaaaagaaaaaaactgaattttacatttaaaaattcatattacttgaaaatgttacaaaaataataacaaaaattattaacaaaaatatatttcaactaaatcataaaataaaatatagaaaatagaacataacaaaatatagttttggatattcatatttttaagtCGGATATGAATCGGTTCTTGTCGGGTTGGATCTATTCGGGTCGGTTcttttcgggtccgggtctatTCGGATAAGAAATTTTTAGATCCAACAGATACTTCTAAACGTTCGAATCGGCTTCGATTCAGGTATTTTCGGGTCAGTTCCGATCGGGTCTTCGGGACTAGActaaaatgcccaggcctaattTAAGGTACGATTCACCTTCCTCAACTAGTCTCTTTAAATTCTGTGGTTGGACTCTTGTCAATGGAACTAGGGTTTTCCATGGAAAGGTTTAGCCTTTATGTGATCTGATATGCACTGCTTATTTTCTCTTCTAACTTGGTTTGAAGTATGTGTTAATTCCACcaagtttgcttttttttttgacgatcCAAATGCTCTGTTTATTTCTTTCTCTGTATATTTCATGTGAaagattgttttctttttcttcctgtATTTAATTAAAGTAAAGGGGTTAGTTTTTGATTCATGCTCTGTTTGTGCATTGATAGAGTAAGAAAGACAGATACTTTAGGCTGTAAGCTAAACCTAACTGTGTTGCAGGGAGTGGTATTTGCATTGAACTAAAATGGTTGTAACCCAATTTAGAAGTAGTCAATTTGCAGTAGTGAGAGCTTATCATCCCAGCAGAATCGAGCAAAAGTAtaggctctctctctctctctatctctactTGCCTTCCTTAAGTTCTTGATCAAAAAAGTGGCTACTGATCCTAATCAAAGTTTCATTCTTTTTGCCAGTTCCATGAGGAGGAGCCAAATAAATTGTTTGGGAGCTTCAAGGTCGAAGATGTTGTTCTCACATGGTACCTTGCCCTTGACGTTAATCTCCGGCAGAAATATGAACGGACCTTTAAGGGCCAATGTATTTGATTTCCTAGATGGGATATCCAGTAAAGAAGTGAGTGttcctatatatttttatctttcccctctttttttttttactgagaATGTGTATACATCACTAATTTTTGTATGATTTCTAGTCTTACTATATCCTTCTTGGAGTTTCAAAATATTCAACCTTTTCTGAGCTTAAAAGAGGTAATAGTTTGACATCCTTTATCAAACCCCTCCCTCCCATGTTATCTGAAATCCTCTCTTTGTTTGGGTATGACTACTCTGATTTGCTCCTGCTCTTGTTGTGTAAAAGCTTACCGGAGACTGGCTATGACGTACCATCCAGATGTGAACAAGTAAGTGGCACCAAATAAGCCTTTCATCATCTTATGATGATTCAACCACACTCTCAAGTATTTAACCTTAAGCTTTACAGGGATGATCCTGATGCAGCAGCTAAATTCATAGATATAACACATGCATATGAGGTCACAAAAATGAAACTTCTTCTCCTTTTTGTTCtatagatgttttttttttgttcttttctgttgagcaaagcttttttttttggttggttGGTTGATGCAGGTCCTGTTACAAGAAAAGAAAGCTGATGACGATATTTGTGAGGATGAAGTAATAACACCCATCAAGAGGACTCGTTACGATTGGTATTCTCTAAAGACTCTAATGGCCAAATGCACCACTTGCGGCGGGCAAGGTCAAGTGTACATATCAGTGAAAAATCCTCCTCTTGGTGTGAAGCAACAGGCCATCACTTGCTCCTCCTGTAGTGGCACTGGCCATGTCTTTGATCTTCGCACATCTGACATCTCTTAAGGCTTTACTACCGCTCTTCTGTTTTGACTATTTAGTGACCAATGTGGCAATGTATTAAGtgtttattatttatctaaCCAGTTCGTAAGCTTCCTAAGCATCTCTTTCAAAATAGGCTCCCAAGTTCCCACAACTTAACATATTAAAATGGTATTATCATCTTGATTTTCCAAAAACCATATGATTCACCATTGAAGATTGGAATAACTTGCTGCACTGTTGCCTCCATAGATCTGATACTATGTAGATCTTTGAAATCTCAAAGTGACAGCTTTGTATGTTCTCCTCTGATAAATGTGAGATAAtcttttgtatataaaatgGTTGAACGGACCCTTCCTGTATAACTGTACTGTAGAGCAATTCTCTTGGTGGCTTTTAGTAGGCtcctcttttaatttttttttttgaacaaacctTACTTTTAATTATACAAAGGCATAAGAATAATTTGACCAATGCATAAgaataatttgaataatttgaacAAACCTTACTTTTAGTAGGCTCCTCTTTTAATTATAAGTGTGACTAATGCATAAGAATAATTTGACCAATTCGAAAGCTCCACTGTCTCTTCTTTCAAAATACAAAGGCTAAAATAGTAGAAATGGGGTGAGAGATGTTCGAACTCTCGAACATTGAATTGTTTTCTCTTCAGTTCACACAAAACCTTCTGCACATTAATAACACTAATCTatcaccaaaacaaaaaaatagtaataaactTTCAACTGAAGCAAGAAAAAAGTATGCATAACCGAAAATAAAGAGATAAAGTTAACTAAAGAGAGATTCTTTGACAAGATTTTCAGGAAATAAAGAGATGGAATCCGGTTAACTATGAGAATTACCAAAGTAATTCAAACAGCCTGGCCtattagctcagttggttagagcgtcGTGCTAATAACGCGAAGGTCACAGGTTCGATCCCTGTATAGGCCATTAtgttaagaatttttttaagttCACCTCCTTTCAATGACCGTGTTCATTACAAAGCATTTCACTTGTATTTGCCTTGTGTTTTCCTGAGGTTTGTGCACCATTTGGCTTTATGCTCATTCCACATAAGTTACAAGTCTGTGTAGTGGTTATATTCGTGTAAGAGGTTGATTCTAGTAAGATTCCTCTAAACTTATGTGGAGAAGATGATGAGTTCAGCTACGGAATTCAATTTTCTCAACGGTTTAAGCGATGTATACCTAATCACATATTCTCTCTCTTTTACATATAAGCCCCTGTATTTATTGATGATAACTCTTAATTcctaaatctttttaaaggcAAAAAATACAACCCCGAGTTCGTTAAGAGCTCACATTcaagctgttttttttttctcaactgTTCGTTGATTAGAGTCAAACAGTATCAATGTGGTAAGTAAGAAAGGCAAAGAATGTACCAACGAGAACCAAAAAACAACAAAGTACACTAGTGTTGTTATGTTTCTCTATCTACTTGGAGGAGAAATTTTTTCCCAATGACGAAGCGAAGAATCAACAGAATCTTGTTAAGATCCCTTCAAAGTAACCTGACAAGCCTAAGATCATGGATATAGAATGACCCGTCATCACTCCCTGAAGCCAACATGCAACTAGCTAGCCGAGGAAAAACAACGAATGAGCCAATTTGCAGGTGAAGTTCCATCTTTGCCTTGTGTTTCTGAGTCAGCTAAAGCATTTAGATGAGAGGTCATGTTCCACAACTGCCCAGAAATCAGTTTTATAAGAGACACATATAAACATGTACATCAAACCGGCAAAAACATATTAAAGACATTATACAATACATGTAGTACATAACCAGAATCTGCCCAGGAGACACATATATGAGGATTTTGAGGTATTGCACGTATGCGGTTAACACATCCATGGTGAGCAACCCTACGAACCTGTAAAATCTGAGACAAAAGTATTAACCATGATGACCCTCTCAACTTATGAGAGGACTATGTGAACATTACCTGAATATTTGGAACGGAGGAAGCTCCATCTTCGTTTTCCTCATGGCTTTCACTgtcctcatcctcatcctccATACCATCATCACCATTCACTAGATTCTTGGGCACTACATCATGTCTCTCACCAGATATGTTGCTCCAACTACAGAGAGGTTCAAGAGGCGGGTAAAACAGTGAAACAAGAGGGGTAAAAACTGGTGTAACTTTCAACGGATATGAAAAGTGAGAGAGACCTTTGGGTGATGAGATCTTTAGCTTCTGAACCTAAATCTGGAGGGAAAGTTAGTTGGCCTTTAGCAATCTTCTGAAACGTGTCTAGCTCGTTCTGTCTCCATGGCCCAAATGGCATTTCGCCTTGTAGCATACAGTAGATCAAAACTCCAAGTGCCCACCTTCTCGATCCAAGGTTCAAATGTTACAcacagaaaccaaaaaaaaaaaaaaacagaagacaTAACAAGAACGCATAGAAAACGAAACTCGTTACCAGTCAGCTGCAAGACAATGGCCTTTGCCTTGTACAATTTCAGGGGCTAAGTAGTCTGCATTTCCACAGATTGTAAATGTTCTCTCCTTAGACAGTTTCTTGGCGAATCTGAAGCCTACAATCTACGATAGAGAGAGATCATAATTATCATCAGGTTAACAATGTGTACAATGAAACCGAAAGAGAAAAGTCATGGAGCTAATGTAAccggaaaaaaaaacacagaccAGTAGGTACCAAGATTGATCCAACATCAGCAAATCAGGAGATGAACCTCAGAAGAGAATGCCGTTCTACAGATTCCATAAGTAGAAAATAAGTTTCAGACCGCAAAGTCTTAGAAATGTAAGAGAGATGTTAAAAGACAGGTTTTAACCTTGTGTATATCTTCAAAGGCAGACATACTTAAACACCAAGGGTCATGAATAAAAATGAAGTAGTATTCATACTTGTGAGTGTCATCTGCAAGATTGGTTAAAGGGCCAACCGCTGTCTcaaacttttcttttgttaaaaccACACAGACCACTTCCCTCATTGCAACTGCACTTAAGGAATCTTTGACTGCACAAAGCTTCGCCCTTTCAAGCTCTTCGGCTCTAAACAGAGTCGACATATCACCATCTCTCCTCTCAGCCAAAACCGTAATAGCCGTTGTCCCACTCAGTCTAACATCCACCACATCAGCATGTAACTGAGAGTTCGTGCTCAAGAAGATTCTCACAGAGCCTCCGCTTCATGAACTGAGCGCCAGTGACATACTTCAATTACAACTACAAAACAATGATTACTCAACTACAATTACAAAACATGAATCAGTTAACGCTGGTTTTACATGTTCTTATGGGTTGTAGTCGACTATCAACAGACTTGTCGGACTCATCATCGGATTCAGTTTCACCTTCAAAGTCGCCTCCTTCAGCTACTTCCTCCACTGCATGATCCTCATCGCCGACTTCTTCCTCCTTCACCACGTGGCAGGCAACAGCAGCGACCGCAGCTACATGTGGAACCAACCTGTAGTGAACGACCGCCACATCCCGGTTATGATTGTGGTGGTGTGTTTGAGTTCCATTCAACGTATAGGAGGATCTCTTTGGACATGGGGCCACTGTTCATGGAAGGTATGTTTATCTATCACGAACTCTTATGATTGGACAGATGTGAAAGAACCAAATCGAAGAAACTGTCGTTCTAGAAAAGTAATCGGGATCACTGTTGCCACTTTGCAATTAGTGGTGGAAGGTGTGTTCTCTTTCCTGTTTTCTAGAACAACAGTTTCTTCGATTCGGTTCTTGCTGAACAGCAGTTTCTTAGATTTGGTTTTTGCTGATCTGTCTAATCATAACCGTCGGCAAAGAAAAGTTCGTGATAGATAAATAAACCTTCCATGAATCCTTAATGGAACCCCGAAAGAATTGTTGATGGTATAAGGCATCCATTTCCTCGAAGAGGAGCTAGACTTCTCTGTCTGAACTATCGCGAAAAGTTCATCTCCTCCGAGGATAGAAGCTGAAACGCACAATTTGTGCGTTTCAACTTCTATCGTCGTTTCTTTTAGAAAAAGTGAACAATTACTTTTGAGAAGGAGATCTAGAGagataatacatatttttttttca
It encodes:
- the LOC108848279 gene encoding LOW QUALITY PROTEIN: chaperone protein dnaJ A6, chloroplastic (The sequence of the model RefSeq protein was modified relative to this genomic sequence to represent the inferred CDS: inserted 1 base in 1 codon), whose protein sequence is MALIQFGSTCVAQWSIRPHFAVRAYHPTTTSLQSSTTRQQNSMRRQINCLGASRSSIFSRGSLPFLSMAGKSRNMQPRRGSRFTVRADADYYSVLGVSKNATKSEIKSAYRKLARSYHPDVNKEPGAEEKFKEISNAYEVLSDDEKKSLYDRFGEAGVKGAGGMGGMGDFSNPFDLFESLFEGMGGMGGGGGGMGRGSRTRAVDGQDEYYTLILNFKEAVFGMEKEIEITRLESCGTCEGSGAKPGTKPTKCTTCGGQGQVVSSARTPLGVFQQVMTCSSCNGTGEISTPCGTCSGDGRVRKTKRISLKVPAGXDSGSRLRVRGEGNAGKKGGSAGDLFVVIEVIPDPVLKREDINILYSCKISYIDAILGTTLKVPTVDGTVDLKVPAGTQPGTTLVMGKKGVPVLNKSNMRGDQLVRVQVEIPKRLSKEEKKLVEELADMSKNKTANSSSSR
- the LOC108851948 gene encoding chaperone protein dnaJ A6, chloroplastic isoform X2, encoding MPRPNLSSMRRSQINCLGASRSKMLFSHGTLPLTLISGRNMNGPLRANVFDFLDGISSKESYYILLGVSKYSTFSELKRAYRRLAMTYHPDVNKDDPDAAAKFIDITHAYEVLLQEKKADDDICEDEVITPIKRTRYDWYSLKTLMAKCTTCGGQGQVYISVKNPPLGVKQQAITCSSCSGTGHVFDLRTSDIS
- the LOC108851948 gene encoding chaperone protein dnaJ A6, chloroplastic isoform X1; the encoded protein is MVVTQFRSSQFAVVRAYHPSRIEQNSMRRSQINCLGASRSKMLFSHGTLPLTLISGRNMNGPLRANVFDFLDGISSKESYYILLGVSKYSTFSELKRAYRRLAMTYHPDVNKDDPDAAAKFIDITHAYEVLLQEKKADDDICEDEVITPIKRTRYDWYSLKTLMAKCTTCGGQGQVYISVKNPPLGVKQQAITCSSCSGTGHVFDLRTSDIS
- the LOC108852913 gene encoding uncharacterized protein LOC108852913 isoform X1, whose product is MLDQSWYLLIVGFRFAKKLSKERTFTICGNADYLAPEIVQGKGHCLAADWWALGVLIYCMLQGEMPFGPWRQNELDTFQKIAKGQLTFPPDLGSEAKDLITQSWSNISGERHDVVPKNLVNGDDGMEDEDEDSESHEENEDGASSVPNIQILQVRRVAHHGCVNRIRAIPQNPHICVSWADSGYVLHLWNMTSHLNALADSETQGKDGTSPANWLIRCFSSAS
- the LOC108852913 gene encoding uncharacterized protein LOC108852913 isoform X4, giving the protein MLDQSWYLLIVGFRFAKKLSKERTFTICGNADYLAPEIVQGKGHCLAADWWALGVLIYCMLQGEMPFGPWRQNELDTFQKIAKGQLTFPPDLGSEAKDLITQSWSNISGERHDVVPKNLVNGDDGMEDEDEDSESHEENEDGASSVPNIQVRRVAHHGCVNRIRAIPQNPHICVSWADSGYLWNMTSHLNALADSETQGKDGTSPANWLIRCFSSAS
- the LOC108852913 gene encoding uncharacterized protein LOC108852913 isoform X3, which translates into the protein MLDQSWYLLIVGFRFAKKLSKERTFTICGNADYLAPEIVQGKGHCLAADWWALGVLIYCMLQGEMPFGPWRQNELDTFQKIAKGQLTFPPDLGSEAKDLITQSWSNISGERHDVVPKNLVNGDDGMEDEDEDSESHEENEDGASSVPNIQVRRVAHHGCVNRIRAIPQNPHICVSWADSGYVLHLWNMTSHLNALADSETQGKDGTSPANWLIRCFSSAS
- the LOC108852913 gene encoding uncharacterized protein LOC108852913 isoform X2; this encodes MLDQSWYLLIVGFRFAKKLSKERTFTICGNADYLAPEIVQGKGHCLAADWWALGVLIYCMLQGEMPFGPWRQNELDTFQKIAKGQLTFPPDLGSEAKDLITQSWSNISGERHDVVPKNLVNGDDGMEDEDEDSESHEENEDGASSVPNIQILQVRRVAHHGCVNRIRAIPQNPHICVSWADSGYLWNMTSHLNALADSETQGKDGTSPANWLIRCFSSAS
- the LOC108852913 gene encoding protein phosphatase 2C and cyclic nucleotide-binding/kinase domain-containing protein-like isoform X5, with product MLDQSWYLLIVGFRFAKKLSKERTFTICGNADYLAPEIVQGKGHCLAADWWALGVLIYCMLQGEMPFGPWRQNELDTFQKIAKGQLTFPPDLGSEAKDLITQSWSNISGERHDVVPKNLVNGDDGMEDEDEDSESHEENEDGASSVPNIQILQVRRVAHHGCVNRIRAIPQNPHICVSWADSVVEHDLSSKCFS